The genomic window GCTGGGAGTCATCCAACCTCTTATTTACCTAGTTCTTGTGTTCGTTTATAAGCTTGCTGAACTGCGTCCATGACGGTACCTCTAAAGGCATGTTCTTCCAGACTTGCTACACCCGCGATAGTCGAACCTCCTGGGCTGCAAACTTGGTCTTTCAAAACTCCAGGATGTTGCTGGCTTTCCAGAACCATTTGTCCAGCTCCAACTACTGTTTGGGCTGCCATTTTCAAGGCCATTTCTCGTGGCAATCCTGTCTGTACACCCGCATCTGCCAAAGCCTCGATAAAGAGATAGACAAAAGCTGGTCCACAACCTGCGAGACCTGTCGCCGCATCGATTAAGCCATCTCCCAGCTCAACCAAAAGACCAGCCTTGGCTAAAAGCTGACAAAAGAGCTCACTGTCCTCAGCACGACAATTTGCTGACATGGCATAACTAATCACTCCTTGGCCAATAGCCACTGGAGTATTGGGCATGATGCGAATAATCCGATGTTGACTTGACAGAAGACCCGCTAGTTTTTCCAAGGTCAATCCAGCTGCCATAGAAATCAAAAGAAGACTCTCTCGTTTTTCAAGGATGGTCTGGTATTGAGCAAGTAGTTCAGAAAACTGAGCAGGCTTAACTCCTAGAAAGATTACATCTGCTTCTGCAAAAATTTCTTCATTGCTGGAAGCCTGACCACCAAAGTCGGCAATAAAAGCATCTACTTTCGCTTGACTGCGATTGGCAAGGAGAAGGTCATCACCCGTCTTGGCCTGCAGGACAGCCTTAGCCAGACTAGCTCCCATATTCCCCAAACCGATAAATCCAATCTTCATCTCTTACTCCCTTATCTGTCCGTCACCAGTAACCACATACTTGTAGCTGGTTAACTCTTTCAAGCCCATTGGTCCACGCGCGTGCAGTTTCTGAGTAGAAATTCCCATCTCACATCCAAGACCAAACTGCCCACCATCAGTGAAACGCGTTGAGGCATTGACATAAACCGCTGCTGAGTCCACTTGATCTGTAAAGAAAGCCGCAGTTTCAACATTTTCCGTCACAATCGCATCCGAATGATGGGTACTGTGGGCTTCAATATGGGCAACTGCTTCTTCTAAACTGCTCACAATCTTAACTGCTAGGATATAGTCTAAAAACTCGGTGTCAAAGTCTTGTGCCTCGGCTGCTCGACCTGAAACAAACTGACTTGCTGTGCTATCTAGGCGGAATTGAATTGGTTCCAGTCCAGCTTCTTTCCGACTTGTAACCAGCACTTTCTCCAAGCGAGGAAGAAAACGTGCTGCCTTGTCTTCATGAACCAGCAAGACCTCCATGGCATTGCAGACAGAAGGACGACTGGTTTTAGCATTGTTGATGATAGATAGAGCCTTGTCTTCATCGGCATCCTTATCCACATAGACATGAACAATTCCAGTTCCTGTCTCGATAACAGGTACGATAGCATTTTCAACCACAGCATTGATCAAGCCAGCCCCTCCACGAGGAATGAGAAGGTCTAGATAGCCCTTAGCCTTCATCATAGCATAGCTACTTTCTCGACGGGTATCTTCCACCAGTTGAATCACATCAGGATGAATAGTAGTCGTCTCCAAGCCCTTCTTCAAAGCTGTGACAATAGCATGAGCAGTTCGGTAGGCATCCTTCCCACTACGAAGAACGACCGCATTCCCACTCTTGAGAGCCAAAGCAGCCGCATCAGACGTCACATTTGGACGGCTTTCATAGATAATCCCAATAACCCCCATGGCCACACGTTTCTTGGTAATAACCAAGCCATTTTCAAGCTGACTTGTTTCTAGAACTTCACCGATAGGATCTGGTAAAGCAACCACTTCACGAATCCCTCTTGCCATCGCTTCTATACGTCCCTCATCCAAATAAAGACGGTCTAGCATGACATCTGAAATTTTCCCCTTGGCCACTGCCATATCGAGGGCATTGGCCTCTAGAATCTCCTCAGTAGCTGCCAATAACTGATCAGCCATGGCTAGCAAGGCTTGGTTTTTCACTACTTCACTAGCAGTATTGATTGATTTCTTAACAGCTTGTACCTGTTCAAATTGTTCTTGTGTACTTACCATCGTTCACCTCTAAAATTCTGTAAAGAGCAACTGGATTTCAGGAGTGATGGAAATCCAGTCATCACGGTGAATCAAGACTCCCTTAGCTTTTTGAGAACGGAGCATATCTTCTAGGGCTGAGACACCAAATTGGACACGTCCCTTTCCAAGAGATTGACCTGTTTCTTTATCTGCTACTGTGACAATATCATGGTAAGAGAAGTTTCCTTCCACTTCTACCACACCTGATAAAAGGAGACTTTTTCCGTTTTTTGAAAGTGCTTCTGCAGCTCCACCATCTACCCAAATCGTTCCCTGACTTTGAGCATAGAAGGCCAGCCATTGTTTCTGAGTACGAAGTCCCTTCTCTTGCGCAACAAAGAAAGAACCATCCTTTGTCTCCTCCGCTGCCTCAATCAGGGCATCTGATTTCAAGGAGGAGCAAATATAGACTGGCACCCCTGACTCCGTTGCGATTGTAGCCGCCTTGATTTTGGTCAGCATGCCCCCAGTACCGTTTGACGAACCTGCTCCACCAGCCATATCAATAATCTCACGATTGATAGTCTCAATTTTGTCCAAGCGTTTGGCTGTTGGATCTGAGTTGGGATTTCCAGTATAGAGACCGTCCACATCAGTCAAGAGAACCAGGAGATCCGCCTGAACCATCGCCGCTACCTGGGCACTTAGAGTGTCATTGTCCCCAACCTTGAGCTCATCAATGACGACACTGTCATTCTCGTTGATGATGGGAATGGCACCACGATGAAGCAATACAGACAAGGCCTGGTGGGCATTCTTATAGCGACGTTTATCTACAAAATCATCCTGTGTCAGCAAGATTTGTGCAGAAACGATCTGGCGCATGAGGAGGTTGGTTGTATATTCCTCCAACAAAAGTCCCTGACCAACTGCAGCCGAAGCTTGTTTATCTGCAATCTTGGTCGGACGTTTTTTAAAACCCAAAGCTCCAAATCCAGCGGCAACTGCCCCAGATGACACTAAAATCAACTCATGTCCAGCCTCATGCAGCATAGCCAATTGCTGGGTAATTGCCTTTACTTTGCTTCTTGATAAACTCCCGTCTTCATTTGTCAAGGAGGAAGTCCCTACCTTAAAGACGATTCGTTTGTATTTCATATTCTCACTCCGATTCTTCATATTTATCCATTATAACATGAATGCTTTAAAATAGAAAAGACTTGAAATAAAAAGGTTGAGACAGTCATCTCAACTCTTTTATCTATTCTCATTTTTTCGCAATCTTTCCAGCGTTTCTTTAAAAATCTCTGGAATATCTGCTGTGAATTCCAAGGTTTCACCTGTTCTCGGATGGGTAAATCCTAGAGTTTTAGCATGGAGGAATTGTCCATGTCCTTTCAAAGTCTTACGAGGACCATAGACTTCATCACCAGCGACTGGATGGCCAATATAAGCCATATGAACACGGATTTGGTGGGTACGTCCTGTTTCCAGTTGCAACTCCACTAAGCTATAATCACCAAAACGTTCCAAGACGTGAAAACGGGTCACTGCAGGCTTCCCTTTAGCAGTTACAGCCTGTTTCTTACGGTCTTTTTCACTACGACCAATCGGAGCTTCAATCACACCACGATCATTGGGAAGATTGCCATGAACAATCGCCCAGTATTTACGTAGAGACTTCTTATCCTTGAGTTCTTGGGCAAGTGCCAAGTGTGCCTCGTCATTCTTAGCAATCATAAGGAGACCAGACGTGTCCTTGTCAATGCGGTGAACGATACCCGGTCGGAGAACACCATTGATACCTGACAAGTCCTTGATATGGTACATGAGGGCATTGACCAAGGTTCCACTTGTATGACCGGCGCTGGGATGGACCACCATGCCTTGAGGTTTGTTAACAACGGCTACATCCTCATCTTGGTAGATAATCTCGAGCGGCAGATTCTCAGCCACATATTCTAAAACCTCCGGTTCTGGCACATGATAAGTGACCACATCCCCCTCTTGGACAGTGTATTTGGCTTTCTTGGCTTGCCCATTCACCAAGACTTGTCCAGCCTTGATTTGTTCATTCGCGAGACTGCGTGACAATTCTGTCAGGTCCGACAGAGCCTTGTCTAGACGTTGCCCACCAGTTTCAATTTTTATTTCCATTTACTTCCTCTTTAAACATTGCAATCAATAAAACAATGACACCAACTGTCAAATAACTGTCAGCAACATTGAAAATCGCAAAGTTGATAAAGTCTAGGTGAAACATATCCACCACAAAACCTTGACTCATTCTGTCGATAAAGTTGCCCAGACCTCCCGCTATTATCAAAGTCAGTCCAAAAACTAACCAGAGAGAATCCTCCATGTGTTTATGTAGATACCAAATGGCACCTACCATGACGACCAGTGTAATGACAGCAAATAACCACTGCTGATCTTGCAGCATAGAGAAGGCTGCCCCTCTATTTTGCAGGTAGGTCAAGCTAACGAGATTGGGGATCCACGAACGCACTTCACCCAGTGGAATCTGCTGGACAACATAGGCTTTAACCCACTGATCCAGCCCAATCAAAAGCAGTACAATGACTGCTACTATTCCTCTTTTTTTCATGATTTCCTCTTTTGATCAAAATATTCTTGCATAACCTCAACGAAAAGAGTCCCAGCTTGGCTAAGCTCCACTTCTTCCCGTTTGACATAGACCATGCGGTTATCTAGATTATCCTTGAGACAAATGACTGTGATGCCATTAACACTGTCACTATCTAAAAACCCTGAACCTGTCGCATAGGCATCCGTCCGCTCCAAAATACCATTCAAAGTAGCACGGTCCGTCACATTGAACATCTGGGAGCTCGCGCTTGTGTCGACAAAGTTCTCTGAATAGTATAGATACTCATCTTTTTCCTGAGTAAACCGAACCGTTGGCAGATCCGCTAGATCCTCCATTACCAATTCCTCTTTCTGTGCTAAAGGATGCCCTTCACGAAGATAAATGTGAGTCTGGAAAGGAATTAGTTCAATAACTTCTAAACCAAGCTTTTCAACCCGTTGCATGATGCCCTTTTTATTTTGGTTGTTGAGGTAGATAATCCCAATCTCACTGTGTCCTTGCGCCACTTCGTCTAAGATTTGAACTGTAGTAGACTCAAAAATACGAAAGTTCTTATAATCAGGATAACGTTCTGAAAAGGCCGTAATGGTTGGTGGCAAGAAGTCATAGTGCTGACTGGCAATAGAAAATTCATCCTTTTCTTCCTCAGGATTGGCATACTGATTTTGAAAAACATCAAAGCCTTTAACTAACTCCTGCGCTTTCTCATAAAATTCCATACCACGACGGGTTAAGAAAGTCCCCGAACTCGTCCGACGAAAAATCTTAAAGCCTAGCTCTTTTTCCAAATCGCGCACAGAAATAGACAGACTCGGCTGACTAACATACATCTTTTCAGCAGCTTCACGGAAAGTACCACTATTGGCAATGGCCACAACATAGCGTAATTGTTGAATGTTCATCTTTTACCCCCAACTTCTCTATCTGTTCATTATACCATATTTCAGAATTTTTCCAAAAAAGAAAAAAGTACCCATCGCAAGTTTAAATCTAACTATTCTCTATTAAATTCAAAATGGGTATCAAAACAAAAAAACAGGCTCTCCGAAAACTCGGAAAGCCTTATTTAATGCTACTTAGAGCGATTATTTAGCGATTGGGTAAACAGAAACTTGTTTTTTATCGCGACCTTTACGTTCAAAGCGTACTACGCCTTCAACTTTAGCGAACAAAGTATCGTCTCCACCACGTCCAACGTTTACACCTGGATAGATGTGTGTACCACGTTGACGGTAAAGGATTGATCCACCTGTTACAGTTTGTCCGTCAGCTGCTTTAGCTCCAAGACGTTTCGCTTGTGAATCACGTCCGTTTGATGTAGAACCTCCACCTTTTTTGTGGGCGAAAAGTTGCAAGTTGTTAAGAGTCATTTTTAACATAATGTTTTCCTCCGTGTTAGTTTTCTGTGATAACTCTGGTTTGGACGAACTCAGAAGAGTTCTCCGATAAGTTTGCCATACCTAAGAAAAATGATTCGAAGAATAACTGAGTCATTTCTCTCTGGTGTGAAGGAAGATCCGCTGGTATTTCAACCTTTAGATAGCCACCTTCATCTTCGTTTAATTCTAAGATTGGTTCATAGCCTGCAAATTTCTCAATGGAATTGATAAAGTTAATGGCAAGCGTAGAAACCGATGCACACACGACATCTAAGCCGTATTCGCCACTTTCGGCGTGTCCAGTAATTTCCGCACTCCTCAGCTCGCCATCTTCGGCTCTCTCAAAGACTGCTTGTATCATGTGTTCTCCTTAAAATTAAGCGTTGATCGCGTTGATGACAACTTTTGTATATGGTTGACGGTGACCTTGTTTACGGTGGCTACCTTTTTTAGGTTTGTACTTGTAAGTAACAACTTTCTTTTGTTTTCCTTGTTTTTCAACAGTTCCAACTACAGTAGCTCCAGCAACAAGTGGAGTTCCGACAACAGTGTTTTCACCACCAACAAGAACAACTTCGTTAAAAGTAACTTCTTGACCAGCTTCAACGTTCAATTTTTCAACGTAAACTGCTTGACCAACTTCAACTTTAACTTGTTTTCCGCCAGTTTTGATAATTGCGTATGTGCTCATTATGCACCTCCTATGATTTTTAGGGTTTCCCCGTATTTTTGTGAAGACTCGCCTAGCATCGTGGGACGAACCACTTAAAAGAAAATCTCTAAGTATAACAAAGTTTAAATTTTGTATACGACGAGCAAACGATGTTCGTGCGGTTGCACAGGATTGTGCATAGTCAACTCTTCGATTATAGCATATCTTCTTTTTTCTTACAAGTAAAATCAATTAAAATTAAGCTTTTTCTTTCCCTTTTTTTCTCCAAGAAGCAAAAAGCATGCTGAAGTAAAAGATACTCATCATAAGAGGAATACCTAGAATTGTCTTTTCCTGATAATAAATCGTCAAATAAGCTGAAAAAACAACTCCGAAGACAAAACTGCTAAGCAAGCTAACAAAAATCAAGCCCTCTCGCAGAAAAGGCGTATGCTTGGTCCGGAAATAATCTCCAAAAGCTAACATAGTACGTTTGATATTCCCTGTCATAAAAGCATTATTATAGGCAATACCTGACACTTCTCCAAAGGCTGTTGTCACCAGTCCCATACAAAAGGCCAAGGGCGGTACGAGATAGATATTATCAACCGTTCGTGGCACAAAACCTATAATTAGGGACAGGACTGCAAGAGGAATCAAGGACAAAATCGGCTTTTTAACAATTCGTAGTTTTTCCTTATACAATGTCAGTAAAAAGACCCCCATCATAAAAGCTAGCAAGGTCATTACTTTGGCACTGGCATCTGACACATTGTGTTGAATGAGTCCTACTGATAGAAAAACCACATTTCCAGTCTGTCCTGCCACAAGGGTATTTCCTCGCACGATAAAGGTATAGGCATCTACATATCCTGCGCAAAAAGTCAAAAAAAGCGCTAGCCTCTTAGACTGACGTGATATTTTTCTTATTGGTAATAATCTCATTTTCTCCCCCTTTTCATTTTATCTACCTATCTAAATATTGTACCACTTTCTCCAAGAAATGCGTAGTCCATTTGAAAATTTTTACCATCTGTTGGATAGTCCTTCTTTTCTGTGTTATAATGAAGGAAGGATTTAAAATCGGAAAAGGAGTATCCATGCTTAAATTAGGTGTCATCGGAACAGGCGCTATCAGCCATCATTTCATAGAAGCAGCCCATACTAGTGGAGAATACCAACTGGTCGCAGTCTATTCTAGAAAACGAGAAACTGCCGCAACCTTTGCTTCCCACTATCAAAATGTCCAACTGTTTGATCAATTAGAAGACTTCTTTAAGTCTTCCTTTGATGTAGTCTATATTGCTAGTCCAAACTCCTTGCATTTTGCTCAGGCACAAGCTGCCTTGTCTGCGGGTAAGCACGTCATTCTTGAAAAGCCAGCTGTCACTCAGCCACATGAATGGCTAGATTTGAGGCAAACAGCTGAGAAAAATCACTGTTTTATCTTTGAAGCGGCACGAAACTACCACGAGGAAGCTTTTACTACTATCAAAAACTTTTTAGCAGACAAGCAAGTATTGGGAGCTGATTTCAACTATGCCAAGTATTCTTCCAAGATGCCGGACTTGTTGGCTGGGCAGACGCCAAATGTCTTTTCAGACCGTTTTGCTGGCGGAGCTCTTATGGACTTGGGGATTTATCCTCTCTACGCTGCCGTTCGCCTCTTTGGAAAAGCTCAGGACGCGACCTATCAGGCTCAACAGCTTGACAATAGCATTGACCTAAATGGCGATGGTATCCTCTTCTACCCTGACTTTCAAGTTCACATTAAGGCTGGGAAAAACATCACTTCCAATCTTCCTTGCGAGATTTACACAGCAGATGGAACCTTGACCCTTAACACGATTGAGCATGTCAGCTCAGCTATTTTTACCGACCACCAAGGAAATCAAGTTCAACTCCCTATCCAACAGGCTCCTCATACGATGACTGAGGAAGTCGCAACATTTGCACACATGATCCAGCAACCAGACAAGACACGTTACCAGAACTGGCTAGATGATGCAGGCTCTGTTCATGAGCTACTATATACTATGCGCCAGATTGCTGGCATTAGATTTGAGGCAGAAAAATGAAAACCAAACTACCTACTGAATGGCAAGAACTAAGTGACCAACTCGGTTTCCAAGAATTCACCCCCATTCAAACTCAACTATTTGAGCCCATTCTTGCTGGAGAAAACCTCCTAGGAGTGAGCCCAACAGGAACTGGTAAGACCCTCGCTTACCTCCTGCCAAGCCTTCTCAGGCTACAAAAGAAAAAAGCCCAACAACTCTTGATTCTAGCACCAAATACAGAACTTGCTGGACAAATTTTTGATGTGTGTAGAACGTGGGCAGAGGCTATCGGCTTGACTGCTCAGCTCTTCCTATCAGGTTCCAGTCAGAAGCGCCAGATTGAACGCCTTAAAAAAGGACCAGAAATTCTAATTGGAACCCCTGGCCGTATCTTTGAGTTGATTAAATTGAAAAAAATCAAGATGATGAATGTGGAAACCATCATCCTGGATGAATTTGACCAATTGCTCGATGATTCTCAGATTCACTTTGTCGATAAAATCACTCACTACGCACCTCGTGACCACCAACTCATCTACATGAGTGCGACGACCAAGTTTGACCAAGAAAAGATTGCACCAAACACGCGCACCATCGACCTTTCTGACCAAAAGTTAGACAACATCCAACATTGCTATATGCAGGTAGACCAACGTCATCGAGTGGACATGCTACGAAAATTAGCTCATGTAGAGGATTTCCGCGGTCTAGTCTTCTTTAACAGCCTATCAGATCTTGGAAGTGCGGAGGAAAAACTACAGTATCGCGATGTCTTGGCCGTTTCCCTCGCTAGCGATGTCAATGTTAAGTTTCGAAAAGTCATCTTAGAACAGTTCAAAGACAAGCAACTAACTCTGCTCCTTGCAACTGACCTTCTGGCACGTGGGATTGATATTGATAGCCTAGAATGTGTCGTAAACTTTGATGTTCCTAGAGACATGGAAACTTACACTCACCGCGCTGGCCGTACAGGTCGCATGGGCAAAGAGGGCTATGTGATCACTCTCGTAACCCATCCTGAAGAACTTAAAAAACTCAAGAAATTCGCCAGTGTAGGTGAAATTGTTCTAAAAAACCAAGAACTCTATATCAAATAAGGTTGGCATTCGCCAACCTTTTTCTTATCCCCAAGTAATTTCTAATTGATAACTGGCAAAAGGATGTCCCTCTTGGTTTTGCAGTTGATAGGCGAGCTCAATCTTTTGCCCATCCAATTTGTAGTGATTCGTTTGAATGATAAACTCCTGCATCCCCATTGGAGTAGGAATATAGGCCAAACTATCACTATCTTTTAGAAAACGCATGATGGTTTTGGGACTCGAGAAACGGGTCATCACCAGTTCTTGACTATGAAACTTGAGAACCACTTTTTCCTTTTCCTCATTGTAGAAAAGCAGATAGCTATAATCTCCCTTTTCACGCACTTCCACGTTATAGAGCTGGTCAATCACTTCCAACTGTTCATCAAACTGAATTCTATTTCGCATCCGAATCTTCACATCAAATCCTCTTTCTTGTCTCTTGTCCTACTATTTTACCAAAAAGAGCAGGAATTTGCTATAATGGTCATATGAACGAAAAAGTATTCCGTGACCCAGTTCACAACTATATCCATGTCAATAATCAGGTCATCTATGACTTGATCAATACAAAAGAATTTCAACGTCTGCGCCGTATTAAGCAACTAGGAACTTCCAGCTATACTTTCCATGGTGGGGAGCACAGTCGCTTCTCTCACTGTCTAGGAGTCTATGAGATTGCACGACGTATAACGGAGATTTTTGAAGAAAAATATCCTGAAGAATGGGATCCTGCTGAGTCTCTCTTGACCATGACCGCTGCGCTCCTTCATGACCTCGGGCATGGTGCCTACTCCCATACTTTTGAGCATCTCTTTGATACAGATCATGAAGCCATTACCCAGGGAATCATTCAAAGTCCTGAGACAGAGATTCACCAAGTTCTGCTACAAGTGGCACCCGATTTTCCGGAGAAGGTAGCCAGTGTCATCGACCATACCTATCCTAACAAGCAGGTCGTGCAGCTCATTTCTAGCCAGATTGATGCGGACCGCATGGACTATCTCTTGCGCGACTCTTATTTTACAGGAGCATCTTATGGGGAATTTGACCTGACTCGAATCCTCCGAGTGATTCGTCCTGTCGAAAATGGGATCGCCTTTCAGCGCAATGGCATGCACGCTATTGAAGACTATGTCCTCAGTCGCTACCAGATGTATATGCAGGTTTATTTCCACCCAGCAACTCGGGCCATGGAAGTCCTCCTACAGAATCTTCTCAAGCGCGCCAAGGAACTCTATCCTGAAGACAAGGACTTCTTTGCACGCACTTCTCCTCATTTGCTACCTTTTTTTGAAAAGAAAGTTACTCTATCTGACTATCTGGCACTTGATGACGGCGTGATGAATACCTACTTCCAACTCTGGATGACCAGTCCTGACAAGATACTAGCCGACTTGTCGCAACGTTTTGTCAACCGCAAGGTCTTTAAATCCATTACTTTTTCACAAGAAGACCAAGACCAACTCGCAACCATGAGACAACTGGTTGAAGAAATCGGTTTTGATCCAGACTACTATACTGCTATTCATAAGAACTTTGACCTCCCTTATGATATCTATCGTCCCGAATCTGAAAACCCACGGACACAGATTGAGATTCTACAGAAAAATGGAGAACTAGCAGAACTCTCTAGCCTGTCTCCTATCGTCCAATCCCTTGCTGGCAGTCGCCACGGAGATAATCGTTTTTATTTCCCAAAAGAAATGTTGGACCAAAACAGCATCTTCGCAAGCATTACCCAGCAATTTTTACACTTGATTGAGAACGATCATTTTACCCCAAATAAGAACAAATAGAG from Streptococcus oralis includes these protein-coding regions:
- a CDS encoding HD domain-containing protein, which encodes MNEKVFRDPVHNYIHVNNQVIYDLINTKEFQRLRRIKQLGTSSYTFHGGEHSRFSHCLGVYEIARRITEIFEEKYPEEWDPAESLLTMTAALLHDLGHGAYSHTFEHLFDTDHEAITQGIIQSPETEIHQVLLQVAPDFPEKVASVIDHTYPNKQVVQLISSQIDADRMDYLLRDSYFTGASYGEFDLTRILRVIRPVENGIAFQRNGMHAIEDYVLSRYQMYMQVYFHPATRAMEVLLQNLLKRAKELYPEDKDFFARTSPHLLPFFEKKVTLSDYLALDDGVMNTYFQLWMTSPDKILADLSQRFVNRKVFKSITFSQEDQDQLATMRQLVEEIGFDPDYYTAIHKNFDLPYDIYRPESENPRTQIEILQKNGELAELSSLSPIVQSLAGSRHGDNRFYFPKEMLDQNSIFASITQQFLHLIENDHFTPNKNK